A region from the Bactrocera dorsalis isolate Fly_Bdor chromosome 1, ASM2337382v1, whole genome shotgun sequence genome encodes:
- the LOC105230813 gene encoding V-type proton ATPase catalytic subunit A: protein MSSEWCTCYNTKPEEKSCGCIDVEEKECVCLPPSKEKLTSFMEVTKRKEIDESKYGRVFGVSGPVVTAENMSGSAMYELVRVGYFELVGEIIRLEGEMATVQVYEETSGVTVGDPVLKTGKPLSVELGPGIMGGIFDGIQRPLRIINELTSSIYIPKGVNVTSLSRDISWEFRPGKVSIGSHLTGGDIFGYVQENTLVNHKILMNPRAKGTVKYIAPPGQYTVDEVVLETEFDNVVTKHTMLQVWPVRQPRPVNEKLPGNHPLLTGQRILDSLFPCVLGGTTAIPGAFGCGKTVISQSLSKYSNSDVIIYVGCGERGNEMSEVLRDFPELSVEIEGVTESIMKRTALVANTSNMPVAAREASIYTGITLSEYFRDMGYNVSMMADSTSRWAEALREISGRLAEMPADSGYPAYLGARLASFYERAGRVKCLGNPEREGSVSIVGAVSPPGGDFSDPVTSATLSIVQVFWGLDKKLAQRKHFPSVNWLISYSKYMRALDEYYEEHFPEFVPLRLKVKEILQEEEDLSEIVQLVGKASLAETDKVTLEVAKLIKDDFLQQNSYSTYDRYCPFYKTVGMLNNIITFYDLSRNAIESTISDENRVTWNEIRQEMGNILYELSSMKFKDAHKDGERRIMREYKKLNDDMQAAFSRMLE from the exons ATGTCGTCTGAGTGGTGTACCTGCTATAACACGAAACCAGAAGAGAAATCATGTGGCTGTATAGATGTCGAGGAAAAGGAATGTGTTTGTCTTCCGCCCTCGAAAGAGAAACTGACTTCCTTTATGGAAGTCACGAAGCGCAAAGAAATTGACGAAAGCAAGTATGGGCGTGTTTTTGGTGTTTCTGGTCCAG TGGTAACTGCTGAGAATATGTCGGGCTCCGCTATGTATGAATTGGTTCGTGTTGGATATTTTGAACTCGTCGGCGAAATTATACGTCTGGAAGGTGAAATGGCGACTGTGCAAGTTTATGAGGAGACTTCAGGTGTTACCGTCGGTGATCCTGTTTTAAAGACCGGTAAGCCGCTCTCTGTAGAATTGGGTCCAGGTATAATGGGTGGCATTTTCGATGGAATTCAGCGTCCGCTGCGCATTATAAACGAACTCACAAGTTCTATTTACATCCCGAAGGGTGTGAATGTTACAAGCTTGTCACGCGATATAAGTTGGGAATTTCGCCCAGGCAAGGTATCAATTGGTTCACATTTGACTGGCGGTGACATTTTTGGTTACGTACAAGAAAACACATTAGTAAATCATAAGATTTTAATGAATCCGCGTGCAAAAGgtactgtaaaatatatagCTCCACCGGGTCAATATACTGTCGACGAAGTAGTACTTGAGACCGAGTTTGATAATGTTGTTACCAAACATACCATGTTGCAAGTATGGCCGGTGCGTCAGCCGCGTCCAGTTAATGAGAAATTGCCGGGAAATCATCCATTGTTGACTGGACAACGGATATTGGATTCACTTTTTCCATGTGTTTTGGGTGGCACAACGGCAATACCAGGTGCATTCGGTTGTGGCAAGACAGTTATTTCACAG TCTTTGTCGAAATATTCCAACTCTGATGTCATAATATATGTCGGATGTGGAGAACGTGGTAATGAAATGTCAGAAGTATTACGAGATTTTCCCGAACTATCTGTTGAAATTGAGGGAGTTACAGAATCTATAATGAAGCGTACCGCTCTGGTAGCTAACACCTCCAACATGCCTGTCGCGGCACGCGAAGCTTCTATTTACACTGGTATCACACTCTCCGAATACTTCCGAGATATGGGTTACAACGTATCAATGATGGCTGATTCCACCTCACGTTGGGCTGAGGCTCTACGTGAAATTTCCGGTCGTTTGGCTGAAATGCCTGCCGATTCCGGTTACCCCGCTTACTTGGGTGCTCGTCTCGCTTCCTTTTACGAGCGTGCTGGACGCGTCAAATGTTTAGGTAATCCTGAACGTGAAGGCTCCGTCTCCATTGTCGGTGCAGTATCGCCACCCGGTGGTGATTTCTCAGACCCTGTAACCTCCGCCACACTCAGTATTGTGCAAGTATTTTGGGGGTTAGATAAAAAGTTGGCGCAACGAAAGCATTTCCCATCAGTAAACTGGCTCATatcatattcaaaatatatgcGTGCGTTGGACGAATATTATGAAGAACATTTTCCGGAATTCGTGCCTCTACGTTTGAAAGTCAAAGAAATTctgcaagaagaagaagacttatCAGAAATCGTACAGCTTGTGGGTAAAGCTTCATTGGCCGAGACCGATAAAGTAACTTTGGAGGTTGCCAAGTTGAttaaagacgattttctgcaGCAGAACTCATATTCGACATATGATCGCTATTGTCCATTCTACAAGACCGTTGGCATGCTCAATAACATAATTACTTTCTACGATCTATCACGTAACGCTATAGAAAGCACAATTTCGGATGAAAATCGTGTTACCTGGAATGAGATACGCCAAGAAATGGGCAATATACTGTACGAATTATCATCCATGAAATTTAAG GATGCACATAAAGATGGAGAACGAAGAATCATGCGCGAGTACAAGAAACTTAATGACGATATGCAAGCGGCTTTTAGTCGAATGTTGGAATAA